In Oryzias melastigma strain HK-1 linkage group LG10, ASM292280v2, whole genome shotgun sequence, a single window of DNA contains:
- the ogt.1 gene encoding UDP-N-acetylglucosamine--peptide N-acetylglucosaminyltransferase 110 kDa subunit isoform X1 yields the protein MASSVGNVADSTEPTKRMLSFQGLAELAHREYQSGDFEAAERHCMQLWRQEPDNTGVLLLLSSIHFQCRRLDRSAHFSTLAIKQNPMLAEAYSNLGNVYKERGQLQEAIEHYRHALRLKPDFIDGYINLAAALVAAGDMEGAVQAYVSALQYNPDLYCVRSDLGNLLKALGRLEEAKACYLKAIETQPNFAVAWSNLGCVFNAQGEIWLAIHHFEKAVTLDPNFLDAYINLGNVLKEARIFDRAVAGYLRALSLSPNHAVVHGNLACVYYEQGLIDLAIDTYRRAIELQPHFPDAYCNLANALKEKGNVSEAEECYNTALRLCPTHADSLNNLANIKREQGNIEEAVQLYRKALEVFPEFAAAHSNLASVLQQQGKLQEALMHYKEAIRISPTFADAYSNMGNTLKEMQDVQGALQCYTRAIQINPAFADAHSNLASIHKDSGNIPEAIASYRTALKLKPDFPDAYCNLAHCLQIVCDWTDYDERMKKLVSIVADQLDKNRLPSVHPHHSMLYPLSHNFRKAIAERHGNLCLDKVHALIKINALHKPAYEHPKDLKASSGRLRIGYVSSDFGNHPTSHLMQSIPGMHNPEKFEVFCYALSPDDSTNFRVKVVAEAHHFTDLSQIPCNGKAADRIHQDGINILVNMNGYTKGARNELFALRPAPIQAMWLGYPGTSGAPFMDYIITDKETSPKEVAEQYSEKLAYMPNTFFIGDHANMFPHLKKKAVIDFKSNGHIFDNRIVLNGIDLKAFLDSLPDVKVIKMKCDNNQESAGDSNGALSMPVIPMNTAAEAIINMINQGQIQVTINNFTVSNGLATTQINNKAATGEEVPRTIVVTTRSQYGLPEDSIVYCNFNQLYKIDPPTLQMWANILKRVPNSVLWLLRFPAVGEPNIQQYAQNLGLPASRIIFSPVAPKEEHVRRGQLADVCLDTPLCNGHTTGMDVLWAGTPMVTMPGETLASRVAASQLRCLGCPELIAHSRQDYEDIAVKLGSDMEYLKMIRARVWKHRICSPLFNTKQYTMDLEKLYQLMWEHHSNGNKPDHLVKLQPAEVTESA from the exons GTCTGCTCACTTCAGTACCTTGGCCATCAAGCAGAATCCGATGCTTGCAGAGGCTTACTCCAACCTGGGGAACGTGTACAAGGAGCGTGGTCAGTTGCAGGAGGCCATCGAGCATTATCGTCACGCACTGAGGCTGAAGCCGGATTTTATCGATGGGTACATCAACCTGGCAGCAGCCCTAGTGGCTGCAGGAGACATGGAAGGAGCAGTCCAAGCTTATGTGTCTGCTTTACAATACAACCCA gaTCTCTATTGTGTCCGTAGTGATTTGGGCAACTTGCTCAAAGCCCTGGGGCGTTTGGAAGAGGCTAAG GCTTGTTACCTGAAAGCCATTGAGACTCAGCCCAACTTTGCAGTAGCTTGGAGCAACCTCGGTTGTGTGTTCAATGCCCAGGGGGAAATATGGCTCGCTATACATCACTTTGAAAAG gCAGTTACCTTGGACCCAAATTTCCTGGATGCTTATATCAATTTAGGAAATGTTTTGAAAGAAGCTCGCATCTTTGACAG AGCTGTCGCTGGATACCTGAGAGCTCTGAGTCTGAGCCCCAACCATGCAGTGGTTCACGGAAACCTGGCCTGCGTCTACTACGAACAGGGACTCATCGACCTGGCCATCGACACCTACCGGCGGGCCATTGAGCTGCAGCCCCACTTCCCCGATGCCTACTGCAATCTGGCAAACGCACTGAAGGAGAAAGGAAAT GTGTCTGAAGCAGAAGAGTGCTACAACACAGCCTTGCGTTTGTGTCCAACTCACGCCGATTCCCTGAATAACCTGGCAAATATCAAACGTGAACAGGGCAACATCGAGGAGGCAGTCCAGCTCTACAGAAAGGCATTGGAG GTGTTCCCAGAGTTTGCAGCAGCTCATTCTAACCTTGCCAGTGTCCTGCAGCAGCAGGGCAAACTTCAGGAGGCTCTCATGCACTACAAGGAGGCCATCAG gaTCAGCCCCACATTTGCTGATGCCTATTCCAACATGGGAAATACTCTGAAGGAAATGCAGGATGTCCAGGGAGCCCTGCAGTGCTACACTCGTGCCATCCAGATCAATCCGGCCTTCGCTGATGCTCATAGTAACTTGGCCTCCATCCATAAG GATTCTGGAAACATCCCAGAGGCCATAGCATCCTATCGCACCGCCTTGAAACTCAAGCCAGATTTTCCTGATGCGTACTGTAACTTGGCACATTGCTTACAG ATTGTGTGTGACTGGACAGACTATGACGAGCGAATGAAGAAGCTGGTTAGCATCGTGGCTGACCAGCTGGACAAGAACCGCTTGCCGTCAGTTCACCCGCACCACAGCATGCTCTACCCGCTCTCCCACAACTTCCGCAAGGCAATCGCCGAGCGCCATGGAAACCTTTGCCTGGACAAGGTACACGCACTGATCAAA ATTAACGCACTGCACAAACCTGCTTACGAGCATCCCAAGGATTTGAAGGCCAGTAGTGGACGTCTGCGCATCGGCTACGTCAGCTCCGACTTCGGCAACCACCCCACATCCCACCTGATGCAGTCTATCCCTGGAATGCACAATCCAGAGAAGTTTGAG GTTTTCTGCTACGCGCTCAGCCCTGACGATAGCACAAACTTCCGTGTGAAGGTGGTAGCAGAAGCCCATCACTTCACAGATCTCTCACAG atCCCTTGCAATGGCAAAGCAGCCGATCGCATTCACCAGGATGGGATCAACATTCTGGTCAACATGAACGGATACACCAAAGGAGCCCGAAACGAGCTGTTTGCCCTTCGCCCTGCTCCCATTCAG GCCATGTGGCTTGGTTATCCCGGAACCAGCGGAGCCCCGTTCATGGACTACATCATAACTGACAAGGAGACGTCTCCTAAGGAAGTGGCTGAGCAGTACTCTGAGAAGCTCGCCTACATGCCAAACACCTTTTTCATTGGAGATCACGCCAACATGTTCCCCCACCTCAAG aaaaaggCAGTGATCGATTTCAAGTCAAATGGTCACATCTTCGACAACCGCATTGTTCTGAACGGCATTGATCTGAAGGCCTTCTTGGACAGTCTGCCTGACGTCAAAGTCATCAAA ATGAAGTGTGACAACAACCAGGAATCAGCTGGTGACTCCAACGGAGCTCTGTCCATGCCTGTAATTCCCATGAACACAGCCGCAGAGGCAATCATTAATATGATCAATCAAGGCCAAATCCAGGTCACAATCAATAACTTCACTGTCAGCAACGGCCTGGCCACCACACAG ATCAACAACAAAGCTGCCACCGGGGAGGAAGTGCCACGTACCATTGTAGTTACGACCCGTTCCCAGTACGGCCTCCCAGAAGACTCCATCGTTTACTGCAACTTCAACCAGCTCTACAAGATCGACCCGCCGACTCTACAGATGTGGGCCAAT ATCCTGAAACGAGTGCCCAACAGTGTGCTGTGGCTCCTCCGCTTCCCTGCTGTCGGGGAGCCCAACATTCAGCAGTACGCTCAGAACCTTGGTCTCCCCGCCTCCCGCATCATTTTCTCCCCTGTGGCTCCTAAGGAGGAGCATGTGAGGAGAGGCCAGCTCGCTGACGTGTGCCTCGACACGCCGCTGTGCAACGGTCACACGACGGGCATGGACGTCCTCTGGGCTGGAACTCCCATGGTAACCATGCCAG GTGAGACCCTGGCTTCCCGTGTTGCAGCTTCTCAGCTCCGCTGTCTGGGCTGCCCTGAGCTGATTGCACATAGCCGCCAGGACTACGAGGACATCGCAGTTAAGCTGGGATCAGACATGGAGTA cctaaagatgatcagagcacGCGTGTGGAAGCATCGAATCTGCAGCCCCCTCTTCAACACCAAGCAGTACACAATGGACCTGGAAAAGCTCTACCAGCTGATGTGGGAGCACCACAGCAACGGCAACAAGCCAGACCACCTGGTTAAGCTGCAACCGGCCGAGGTCACTGAGAGCGCCTGA
- the ogt.1 gene encoding UDP-N-acetylglucosamine--peptide N-acetylglucosaminyltransferase 110 kDa subunit isoform X3 has translation MASSVGNVADSTGLAELAHREYQSGDFEAAERHCMQLWRQEPDNTGVLLLLSSIHFQCRRLDRSAHFSTLAIKQNPMLAEAYSNLGNVYKERGQLQEAIEHYRHALRLKPDFIDGYINLAAALVAAGDMEGAVQAYVSALQYNPDLYCVRSDLGNLLKALGRLEEAKACYLKAIETQPNFAVAWSNLGCVFNAQGEIWLAIHHFEKAVTLDPNFLDAYINLGNVLKEARIFDRAVAGYLRALSLSPNHAVVHGNLACVYYEQGLIDLAIDTYRRAIELQPHFPDAYCNLANALKEKGNVSEAEECYNTALRLCPTHADSLNNLANIKREQGNIEEAVQLYRKALEVFPEFAAAHSNLASVLQQQGKLQEALMHYKEAIRISPTFADAYSNMGNTLKEMQDVQGALQCYTRAIQINPAFADAHSNLASIHKDSGNIPEAIASYRTALKLKPDFPDAYCNLAHCLQIVCDWTDYDERMKKLVSIVADQLDKNRLPSVHPHHSMLYPLSHNFRKAIAERHGNLCLDKVHALIKINALHKPAYEHPKDLKASSGRLRIGYVSSDFGNHPTSHLMQSIPGMHNPEKFEVFCYALSPDDSTNFRVKVVAEAHHFTDLSQIPCNGKAADRIHQDGINILVNMNGYTKGARNELFALRPAPIQAMWLGYPGTSGAPFMDYIITDKETSPKEVAEQYSEKLAYMPNTFFIGDHANMFPHLKKKAVIDFKSNGHIFDNRIVLNGIDLKAFLDSLPDVKVIKMKCDNNQESAGDSNGALSMPVIPMNTAAEAIINMINQGQIQVTINNFTVSNGLATTQINNKAATGEEVPRTIVVTTRSQYGLPEDSIVYCNFNQLYKIDPPTLQMWANILKRVPNSVLWLLRFPAVGEPNIQQYAQNLGLPASRIIFSPVAPKEEHVRRGQLADVCLDTPLCNGHTTGMDVLWAGTPMVTMPGETLASRVAASQLRCLGCPELIAHSRQDYEDIAVKLGSDMEYLKMIRARVWKHRICSPLFNTKQYTMDLEKLYQLMWEHHSNGNKPDHLVKLQPAEVTESA, from the exons GTCTGCTCACTTCAGTACCTTGGCCATCAAGCAGAATCCGATGCTTGCAGAGGCTTACTCCAACCTGGGGAACGTGTACAAGGAGCGTGGTCAGTTGCAGGAGGCCATCGAGCATTATCGTCACGCACTGAGGCTGAAGCCGGATTTTATCGATGGGTACATCAACCTGGCAGCAGCCCTAGTGGCTGCAGGAGACATGGAAGGAGCAGTCCAAGCTTATGTGTCTGCTTTACAATACAACCCA gaTCTCTATTGTGTCCGTAGTGATTTGGGCAACTTGCTCAAAGCCCTGGGGCGTTTGGAAGAGGCTAAG GCTTGTTACCTGAAAGCCATTGAGACTCAGCCCAACTTTGCAGTAGCTTGGAGCAACCTCGGTTGTGTGTTCAATGCCCAGGGGGAAATATGGCTCGCTATACATCACTTTGAAAAG gCAGTTACCTTGGACCCAAATTTCCTGGATGCTTATATCAATTTAGGAAATGTTTTGAAAGAAGCTCGCATCTTTGACAG AGCTGTCGCTGGATACCTGAGAGCTCTGAGTCTGAGCCCCAACCATGCAGTGGTTCACGGAAACCTGGCCTGCGTCTACTACGAACAGGGACTCATCGACCTGGCCATCGACACCTACCGGCGGGCCATTGAGCTGCAGCCCCACTTCCCCGATGCCTACTGCAATCTGGCAAACGCACTGAAGGAGAAAGGAAAT GTGTCTGAAGCAGAAGAGTGCTACAACACAGCCTTGCGTTTGTGTCCAACTCACGCCGATTCCCTGAATAACCTGGCAAATATCAAACGTGAACAGGGCAACATCGAGGAGGCAGTCCAGCTCTACAGAAAGGCATTGGAG GTGTTCCCAGAGTTTGCAGCAGCTCATTCTAACCTTGCCAGTGTCCTGCAGCAGCAGGGCAAACTTCAGGAGGCTCTCATGCACTACAAGGAGGCCATCAG gaTCAGCCCCACATTTGCTGATGCCTATTCCAACATGGGAAATACTCTGAAGGAAATGCAGGATGTCCAGGGAGCCCTGCAGTGCTACACTCGTGCCATCCAGATCAATCCGGCCTTCGCTGATGCTCATAGTAACTTGGCCTCCATCCATAAG GATTCTGGAAACATCCCAGAGGCCATAGCATCCTATCGCACCGCCTTGAAACTCAAGCCAGATTTTCCTGATGCGTACTGTAACTTGGCACATTGCTTACAG ATTGTGTGTGACTGGACAGACTATGACGAGCGAATGAAGAAGCTGGTTAGCATCGTGGCTGACCAGCTGGACAAGAACCGCTTGCCGTCAGTTCACCCGCACCACAGCATGCTCTACCCGCTCTCCCACAACTTCCGCAAGGCAATCGCCGAGCGCCATGGAAACCTTTGCCTGGACAAGGTACACGCACTGATCAAA ATTAACGCACTGCACAAACCTGCTTACGAGCATCCCAAGGATTTGAAGGCCAGTAGTGGACGTCTGCGCATCGGCTACGTCAGCTCCGACTTCGGCAACCACCCCACATCCCACCTGATGCAGTCTATCCCTGGAATGCACAATCCAGAGAAGTTTGAG GTTTTCTGCTACGCGCTCAGCCCTGACGATAGCACAAACTTCCGTGTGAAGGTGGTAGCAGAAGCCCATCACTTCACAGATCTCTCACAG atCCCTTGCAATGGCAAAGCAGCCGATCGCATTCACCAGGATGGGATCAACATTCTGGTCAACATGAACGGATACACCAAAGGAGCCCGAAACGAGCTGTTTGCCCTTCGCCCTGCTCCCATTCAG GCCATGTGGCTTGGTTATCCCGGAACCAGCGGAGCCCCGTTCATGGACTACATCATAACTGACAAGGAGACGTCTCCTAAGGAAGTGGCTGAGCAGTACTCTGAGAAGCTCGCCTACATGCCAAACACCTTTTTCATTGGAGATCACGCCAACATGTTCCCCCACCTCAAG aaaaaggCAGTGATCGATTTCAAGTCAAATGGTCACATCTTCGACAACCGCATTGTTCTGAACGGCATTGATCTGAAGGCCTTCTTGGACAGTCTGCCTGACGTCAAAGTCATCAAA ATGAAGTGTGACAACAACCAGGAATCAGCTGGTGACTCCAACGGAGCTCTGTCCATGCCTGTAATTCCCATGAACACAGCCGCAGAGGCAATCATTAATATGATCAATCAAGGCCAAATCCAGGTCACAATCAATAACTTCACTGTCAGCAACGGCCTGGCCACCACACAG ATCAACAACAAAGCTGCCACCGGGGAGGAAGTGCCACGTACCATTGTAGTTACGACCCGTTCCCAGTACGGCCTCCCAGAAGACTCCATCGTTTACTGCAACTTCAACCAGCTCTACAAGATCGACCCGCCGACTCTACAGATGTGGGCCAAT ATCCTGAAACGAGTGCCCAACAGTGTGCTGTGGCTCCTCCGCTTCCCTGCTGTCGGGGAGCCCAACATTCAGCAGTACGCTCAGAACCTTGGTCTCCCCGCCTCCCGCATCATTTTCTCCCCTGTGGCTCCTAAGGAGGAGCATGTGAGGAGAGGCCAGCTCGCTGACGTGTGCCTCGACACGCCGCTGTGCAACGGTCACACGACGGGCATGGACGTCCTCTGGGCTGGAACTCCCATGGTAACCATGCCAG GTGAGACCCTGGCTTCCCGTGTTGCAGCTTCTCAGCTCCGCTGTCTGGGCTGCCCTGAGCTGATTGCACATAGCCGCCAGGACTACGAGGACATCGCAGTTAAGCTGGGATCAGACATGGAGTA cctaaagatgatcagagcacGCGTGTGGAAGCATCGAATCTGCAGCCCCCTCTTCAACACCAAGCAGTACACAATGGACCTGGAAAAGCTCTACCAGCTGATGTGGGAGCACCACAGCAACGGCAACAAGCCAGACCACCTGGTTAAGCTGCAACCGGCCGAGGTCACTGAGAGCGCCTGA
- the ogt.1 gene encoding UDP-N-acetylglucosamine--peptide N-acetylglucosaminyltransferase 110 kDa subunit isoform X2 — translation MASSVGNVADSTEPTKRMLSFQGLAELAHREYQSGDFEAAERHCMQLWRQEPDNTGVLLLLSSIHFQCRRLDRSAHFSTLAIKQNPMLAEAYSNLGNVYKERGQLQEAIEHYRHALRLKPDFIDGYINLAAALVAAGDMEGAVQAYVSALQYNPDLYCVRSDLGNLLKALGRLEEAKACYLKAIETQPNFAVAWSNLGCVFNAQGEIWLAIHHFEKAVTLDPNFLDAYINLGNVLKEARIFDRAVAGYLRALSLSPNHAVVHGNLACVYYEQGLIDLAIDTYRRAIELQPHFPDAYCNLANALKEKGNVSEAEECYNTALRLCPTHADSLNNLANIKREQGNIEEAVQLYRKALEVFPEFAAAHSNLASVLQQQGKLQEALMHYKEAIRISPTFADAYSNMGNTLKEMQDVQGALQCYTRAIQINPAFADAHSNLASIHKDSGNIPEAIASYRTALKLKPDFPDAYCNLAHCLQIVCDWTDYDERMKKLVSIVADQLDKNRLPSVHPHHSMLYPLSHNFRKAIAERHGNLCLDKINALHKPAYEHPKDLKASSGRLRIGYVSSDFGNHPTSHLMQSIPGMHNPEKFEVFCYALSPDDSTNFRVKVVAEAHHFTDLSQIPCNGKAADRIHQDGINILVNMNGYTKGARNELFALRPAPIQAMWLGYPGTSGAPFMDYIITDKETSPKEVAEQYSEKLAYMPNTFFIGDHANMFPHLKKKAVIDFKSNGHIFDNRIVLNGIDLKAFLDSLPDVKVIKMKCDNNQESAGDSNGALSMPVIPMNTAAEAIINMINQGQIQVTINNFTVSNGLATTQINNKAATGEEVPRTIVVTTRSQYGLPEDSIVYCNFNQLYKIDPPTLQMWANILKRVPNSVLWLLRFPAVGEPNIQQYAQNLGLPASRIIFSPVAPKEEHVRRGQLADVCLDTPLCNGHTTGMDVLWAGTPMVTMPGETLASRVAASQLRCLGCPELIAHSRQDYEDIAVKLGSDMEYLKMIRARVWKHRICSPLFNTKQYTMDLEKLYQLMWEHHSNGNKPDHLVKLQPAEVTESA, via the exons GTCTGCTCACTTCAGTACCTTGGCCATCAAGCAGAATCCGATGCTTGCAGAGGCTTACTCCAACCTGGGGAACGTGTACAAGGAGCGTGGTCAGTTGCAGGAGGCCATCGAGCATTATCGTCACGCACTGAGGCTGAAGCCGGATTTTATCGATGGGTACATCAACCTGGCAGCAGCCCTAGTGGCTGCAGGAGACATGGAAGGAGCAGTCCAAGCTTATGTGTCTGCTTTACAATACAACCCA gaTCTCTATTGTGTCCGTAGTGATTTGGGCAACTTGCTCAAAGCCCTGGGGCGTTTGGAAGAGGCTAAG GCTTGTTACCTGAAAGCCATTGAGACTCAGCCCAACTTTGCAGTAGCTTGGAGCAACCTCGGTTGTGTGTTCAATGCCCAGGGGGAAATATGGCTCGCTATACATCACTTTGAAAAG gCAGTTACCTTGGACCCAAATTTCCTGGATGCTTATATCAATTTAGGAAATGTTTTGAAAGAAGCTCGCATCTTTGACAG AGCTGTCGCTGGATACCTGAGAGCTCTGAGTCTGAGCCCCAACCATGCAGTGGTTCACGGAAACCTGGCCTGCGTCTACTACGAACAGGGACTCATCGACCTGGCCATCGACACCTACCGGCGGGCCATTGAGCTGCAGCCCCACTTCCCCGATGCCTACTGCAATCTGGCAAACGCACTGAAGGAGAAAGGAAAT GTGTCTGAAGCAGAAGAGTGCTACAACACAGCCTTGCGTTTGTGTCCAACTCACGCCGATTCCCTGAATAACCTGGCAAATATCAAACGTGAACAGGGCAACATCGAGGAGGCAGTCCAGCTCTACAGAAAGGCATTGGAG GTGTTCCCAGAGTTTGCAGCAGCTCATTCTAACCTTGCCAGTGTCCTGCAGCAGCAGGGCAAACTTCAGGAGGCTCTCATGCACTACAAGGAGGCCATCAG gaTCAGCCCCACATTTGCTGATGCCTATTCCAACATGGGAAATACTCTGAAGGAAATGCAGGATGTCCAGGGAGCCCTGCAGTGCTACACTCGTGCCATCCAGATCAATCCGGCCTTCGCTGATGCTCATAGTAACTTGGCCTCCATCCATAAG GATTCTGGAAACATCCCAGAGGCCATAGCATCCTATCGCACCGCCTTGAAACTCAAGCCAGATTTTCCTGATGCGTACTGTAACTTGGCACATTGCTTACAG ATTGTGTGTGACTGGACAGACTATGACGAGCGAATGAAGAAGCTGGTTAGCATCGTGGCTGACCAGCTGGACAAGAACCGCTTGCCGTCAGTTCACCCGCACCACAGCATGCTCTACCCGCTCTCCCACAACTTCCGCAAGGCAATCGCCGAGCGCCATGGAAACCTTTGCCTGGACAAG ATTAACGCACTGCACAAACCTGCTTACGAGCATCCCAAGGATTTGAAGGCCAGTAGTGGACGTCTGCGCATCGGCTACGTCAGCTCCGACTTCGGCAACCACCCCACATCCCACCTGATGCAGTCTATCCCTGGAATGCACAATCCAGAGAAGTTTGAG GTTTTCTGCTACGCGCTCAGCCCTGACGATAGCACAAACTTCCGTGTGAAGGTGGTAGCAGAAGCCCATCACTTCACAGATCTCTCACAG atCCCTTGCAATGGCAAAGCAGCCGATCGCATTCACCAGGATGGGATCAACATTCTGGTCAACATGAACGGATACACCAAAGGAGCCCGAAACGAGCTGTTTGCCCTTCGCCCTGCTCCCATTCAG GCCATGTGGCTTGGTTATCCCGGAACCAGCGGAGCCCCGTTCATGGACTACATCATAACTGACAAGGAGACGTCTCCTAAGGAAGTGGCTGAGCAGTACTCTGAGAAGCTCGCCTACATGCCAAACACCTTTTTCATTGGAGATCACGCCAACATGTTCCCCCACCTCAAG aaaaaggCAGTGATCGATTTCAAGTCAAATGGTCACATCTTCGACAACCGCATTGTTCTGAACGGCATTGATCTGAAGGCCTTCTTGGACAGTCTGCCTGACGTCAAAGTCATCAAA ATGAAGTGTGACAACAACCAGGAATCAGCTGGTGACTCCAACGGAGCTCTGTCCATGCCTGTAATTCCCATGAACACAGCCGCAGAGGCAATCATTAATATGATCAATCAAGGCCAAATCCAGGTCACAATCAATAACTTCACTGTCAGCAACGGCCTGGCCACCACACAG ATCAACAACAAAGCTGCCACCGGGGAGGAAGTGCCACGTACCATTGTAGTTACGACCCGTTCCCAGTACGGCCTCCCAGAAGACTCCATCGTTTACTGCAACTTCAACCAGCTCTACAAGATCGACCCGCCGACTCTACAGATGTGGGCCAAT ATCCTGAAACGAGTGCCCAACAGTGTGCTGTGGCTCCTCCGCTTCCCTGCTGTCGGGGAGCCCAACATTCAGCAGTACGCTCAGAACCTTGGTCTCCCCGCCTCCCGCATCATTTTCTCCCCTGTGGCTCCTAAGGAGGAGCATGTGAGGAGAGGCCAGCTCGCTGACGTGTGCCTCGACACGCCGCTGTGCAACGGTCACACGACGGGCATGGACGTCCTCTGGGCTGGAACTCCCATGGTAACCATGCCAG GTGAGACCCTGGCTTCCCGTGTTGCAGCTTCTCAGCTCCGCTGTCTGGGCTGCCCTGAGCTGATTGCACATAGCCGCCAGGACTACGAGGACATCGCAGTTAAGCTGGGATCAGACATGGAGTA cctaaagatgatcagagcacGCGTGTGGAAGCATCGAATCTGCAGCCCCCTCTTCAACACCAAGCAGTACACAATGGACCTGGAAAAGCTCTACCAGCTGATGTGGGAGCACCACAGCAACGGCAACAAGCCAGACCACCTGGTTAAGCTGCAACCGGCCGAGGTCACTGAGAGCGCCTGA